Genomic DNA from Excalfactoria chinensis isolate bCotChi1 chromosome 11, bCotChi1.hap2, whole genome shotgun sequence:
AAGACAAGGCTCTGAAAGGCTCAGAGGATTAGCAGAGGTGATACCTGAGAACAGGCTTCAATCAGATGATTGCAGGAAAGAACCTGAGGATCTGGAAGTGCACGGATGGTTTTGTAGGGACAGGACTAAGGGCGAACCCTGCAGGCTGAGGATCGGGTTCATGTGGGAGGGCACCGCACTGCTCTGATGTGTGGGAGAAAAGTGTGTCTTGAGCAATGGAAATCCATGTGCTGAGTAAACGTGGCAACAAAAGAATCCCAGCTTGCAAGCTTTAGTGGAGAAAAACCAACAGTAGCAACAAATGTGACACCTGAACCACCGTGCTTTGACCCATCGGTGATGGTAGAGATAAGAGGTAGTAAAAACCAGCATTCATACATCAGCATCTTACAGGAAAAGCGAGCATTGAGGAGCAGGCTCCTcaggctgagccctgcagcccagctcagtgcagcaatgcccaggagcagctcagggaacCCATGGGGTGGGCAGGCTGCCCTACAACCCGCAGGCCCTGAGTGGTGTGCAGTGCATGCATCCTACAGGAACAAACCCCCTCATTACCCCCATTGCAgctcacagagcacagccacaTCACACTCCCACGGCACAGAGCAGACTGGCAGGCAGAGGCGACAGACTCAACCCCAGGCGCACAAAGTATTTCAGCAGGTCCCAGCCAGGGCTTTGGGAAATCCTCACCTCCTCTTCCGGCTCGGTGCTCCCAAGGGGCTGATACTTCTGTGTCAGACGAGCAGATGGTCGTTTGGGGAACAGCTTGGCGAGCACTCCTTCCACCATCTTTGCCGGGGCAGTGGGAGCACCCGGTGCCACGGGCACTGCTCGGATTGCCCTGCAAGCGCGGGGCTGTGGTTACAGGCGGGGAGAGGCAGTGTCACCTGCTGCCAAGTCACGCCTTCAGCTGCAGGTGCCGGAGGGAGGCTGCGCACCCTTCGCCCATAAAGCCAAAGAAAGCctgtatgtgtttaagagtGGCTGTGGTGATATGAGAACacggtgtgtgcgtgcacagCACCTGCAGATCACACTGAGGGCTCACCAGCCTGGGTTTTCTTGTGCTTGCTGCAAACCTGCAGGGCACTGATGCATAGCGTGTGCGTAAGGTGAGCTCCCACCCCGCTCAGGGTGAACCCACCTGTGCTGAACCTGTCTGTGGTGCTGATTTATTAACCAGCACGGTTGTTTCTGTGCCAGAGGGGAATGTTTTCTTGGTGGATCTCAACATATGGATGAGGTTAACCATGTGCATCCTTTGGGAGATTCATAGCTGCCTATCAGGGAGCATCGTGCTGAGGTCTGCACCAGGAAACCTACACGCTCCCCCAGGCAGCGTGACTGCAGGGCTCTCTGAGGCTTAAACTGTCCCTCGGGGGTAGGCTAACTGTGGGATTAAACCCTACCTCACCAGGGAAAGCTGTGGTTAGGGAACAAAGGTCATTCccagtcaaagaaaaaaaaaccctgtgcCACTATCTGCAGAAGAACAGTTTTCTCCCAGGACCTCTTGTTCCCAACATGCCATGCCCCACTGCAGCAGCCTGGATTGAGGATTCCTTTCCAAaggctgaagaaaaagcaaaatagttGGGAAATGCTCTGCAAACAGCCGACCTCTCGTAAAACAAGGCTGGGACTTCCTACCTCTCTCAGCTCCCGGTTgagaaatgctttcttaatGACCTGAAACAGACACGTCAGGCAGATGAAGGAAGTTCCTGCATCGCTGCAACAATGCTCCTTCCTATGGGAAAACAGCTGGGATGATGCTGGGCATTGATTTTCAGGCAGTTCACATCCAGGTCTTTAGAACCTTAGTGGGGGCTTAAAGGCAGTCCAGGCGCTCAGAGGCATTGGGAAGGTTCAAAACTTACCAAAGTCTAAGGGAATGAGGTGGCATTTGATTACTTTATCTCCTTCTGTAGCTTTTGCAAAGAGCAGAAGTGCAGCCAGCTGGCTCTGCCGTGGTCCTGATAAATAAAGCAGGTACCGCCAGGCAAGGAAATGCATCCTGTTGGTCATCTGAGCATGTTTGTCATAGGGTCTTGTTGAATCATCCCTCACGTCCTGatagaaaaacagtgaaaaacatttCCTCCCTGTCTGTGTTCGTAGGAAAGATTTGCCCGAGCTTGTCCTTGCTTTTCTGACCCCCAAACCTCTCCCACCACCCATACAGCCAGCACATGGTAGAAGAGCAACCAATAGGTAAAACCTCAGCTCCTCCTGAGGCCAGCTTTGTGCAATGTGTGTGGGTTGTACAATCCCAAGCGCGGCTCTCGTTAGCCAAGCGCTGCTGACAACGCGGCTAATTGAGCAACAGGCTCTTGTTGCTGGTTTCCTCCTATAACTTCCTCCTCTTGGCACAGAGTTGCTGCTCGTGGAGACACACGTAGCTCAGTATTGAATAAACAACccagagaagaacaaaatcCTGAGTCTATGTAAGGTACAGAGGCTGACCTGCCCCAGCACCAGTGGTTCCAAGTGCAAGCTCAAAAAGTTACCTCTGGATGCTGCTTTCTGTCCAAAACTGAGCATTTCAGGCTCTGGATTGTGTGAGGCAAGCACAGTCCCCTAAGGAATAGACAAAGATCTCACCCCAACCCTGGCAGCACAGAGGTTTGATTCAGAGGAAGATCTGTCAGCAAAGCAGCCTATGCAGAAAGCTGTCTATGTATCACAGAGGTCTGCTTCCTTCCCAGAGGCCCCACGGATGGGAGCCAGACCCCTGCAGCATGTGGGTGGCTCAGTCGCCTTCACTTGTTTCCCTCTCCATAAGCTGGTCACACTTCTGCTCCTCTCCTGCCACCTTGAGGGAAAGAAACTCTGCTGCATGGGACTGATGgtgtttgctgctgctcaggtgtCTAAACATTCTGCTTTCTGGTCGGGTTTTTCCCCTGTCCCTGAACAGAAGAACCACTGCTGCCTGTGGGAGCACCGACCTGCTCACATGGGTCAGGTCCCTTCTTGGCACATCCTTCAAATGAAAAATCTCTTTTGATGAGAAAAAGAGAGCACTGTGTtgtgcagcacagtgtgcaCAGAGAGGGGTGGCAGAGAAGAGGGGTTTTTGCTCCTGGGCTTTTAGATGTGTTGCTGGCACTTCAGTGTCATTCACAGATGATGCTCTAAATGAAGTTTTCCATGAAGACAGCCACTTGCATCagcaaaatgtatttgcttgCATTAATGTAGAGAGAAGTTGAAATTAAGACGAAATTACAACCTTGAAAGCCAAGGTACCCAGCCCACAATACACTTCACGGCAGGAAGCATGAGGCACATACACACATCTGTAATCTGCCCACCCAAGTAGGCCAGATGACCATTACCATAAGTTCAAGAGATCTTAAGGATTGCCACCAGACTGAAGAGCTACCATGACACCTTTTGATAGTTGGTCGAAAGCCACTGCAAGCCTATTTTAAGCAATGAAAGCCAAACACCTGTCAAGAACACACAACCAAAaccaggcagagctggaaaataTCCTGGTTATGTTTTTATTGAGCACCAAAGTGGCAGAACCTGCCCCCATCAAGCACAGGATGTATGGATGGGGAAGGGTCcacctggctctgctgctggtcCTCAGCTCCCAcgaggcagagcagctccagcaatGTCAGCAGTGAAGCGTGAGGATCCAACGGGCTGCAGGCATTGCCAGCACACAGTGACACTTGTGAAGTTGATCGTAGCACCAAACATGCTTCGAGGTGTACATGGGGACAAGGAAAACAACCTACATTTGCTATCTGTGCTTCATGAAACTGTTGCTAAGCCATCTGTCTTTGGAGAGAAGATGAAGACAACCCATTTGGTGTGTGCTCCCTTTCCAACACACGATggacagagctgctgaaaacacagcatttctacAAGCTGCTTCTGGAGCTTCTGTTGCCAGGTCTGACAACTGATAACTTGAAAAGAATTAACTTGAAGAAGCAAACAATAGCACCAGGAGGGAGGGCGATGTCTTTGATAACATCCGGTAAACAGAAGTTCATTAGGAACACTTTGCAATTGGAAAAATATCTTTACCAACTCATCCAGCGACGTGGTCAGGTACGTGCTTTTTCCTGCTACAAAATAGCAACCATTGCAGTGAATGCATCCACTAAAATTATGTACACTCTTGGATAAAACTATAGAAATAGATCTGTCTGACTGTGGTGTTGCATTTAATAGCTACATCTTGAAGCAAAGCAATGGAAGGCAATTTGAGAAACGAAGAGATTTAGGAAAGCGTTGGGcctttcatctgttcttttgCTCCATAAAGCACCGAGGAACATGTCTGTTTACAAAGGAAACGAAGAACAGTTTGGAAACTTTCAGCTCTCCAGCTGCAAATGTCATATGCAAAGTATCAAGTGTTTTATAAGCATCTGAGCTTCggctcaaaccattctgtgaatGGAAAAAATCGCACAGTTCGTGGGAGGAAGCAAGCACTTGTATTTGTGAATTGGGGATTTATAAACACCGTTACTATCCTGCATATCCAAATGCTAATTTTATGCGTGCAGATGGGGACGTGTACTAAGTTAGGGAGCCAAAATACCTTCCTTTGCCTACCAATTATGACTGATTTGTCAGAATGAAATGCTATGATCCCTTTAGGAGCATCCgtagaaatagaaaacattcacagaaaatgtgttttccatttcataGTGCTAAACAGCTACACAAAGCTGTAAggccaaaacacaaacaatgTGACCCTAAGAACTCGTGGATTTGACATAAAGGTACAGGacttgcagagagcagcagcccaTCTGCCAGACAATCCTTTTGAACACATGTACTTATcctgattttgcttttctgagatGTGCGCAAATAATCCAGACTTCTGCCCCGCTGCTGAGGTTTTGCAGGTACAAAAGGACAGATACATTATTTGGGAGTATTAACTCAGATGGctaaaaacagctttaaaaggTTGGCATGTGTGTCTCTAACAGCTAAGGTATTGCAGAAAGAAATCTATTCATTAGCTCACAGCCTACAATTCACCAGACTGAGAAGCTTAAGGAAAGTAACTtgaaaaaatactaaaaaaaacacctgtttttctcctgcctCCCCACATCCTTAAGATTTCAGCTATAAATAGGAAAAGAGGAAACCTGCAGGTTTCTTGATGCTCCTGAGAAGACTGATGTAAAGTAGGTAGGCGGGGATTGGACTTGATGCAGAGAGCTCCTTTAGTCTTTGATTACTGTCATGCTACTTAATATTTTTATACTAATAAGTTGTGTTGGTAGTGAAACCTGAATTGGTCACCTAAGACACACGTAGAGAGCaggctgtgtgccagcagcctGAGAAGGGCACTGTGGTTTGCAGGTGTTCTGTGTTCTCTTCATGGTATTTACATTTCTTCAGTGGAAAGGCAGTTCATAAGCAGTGTGGTTTCTTTCAGGGATCACATTCCTTCCCATGCTGACAGGCTTAAAATCTAGACTCGTCCTGTTTCTTGAAAATCAATGTCATTGATGGGTAGGGATCAGGGTAATGCTGGAGATGGCCTCATGGAGATTTCGGACTAGAATTCTTCCAAAACATAACTGTTGAGTAACTCAttccttgaaaacaaaaaaggaattaaaatatttatcccTATGAGGATGTTTGTATAGAACTTGTCCTTACATAGCCAAGGAATTTTAATAGTCATCCTGACGTaggtacaagaaagacacaatTAGCTGCTTTGTTCTCATAACTGCCCATTAAACTCAACTTAGTTTTAAAGTGAAGCTAACAGTGTTAAGAATACTGACTTGGAACAGAATCTTTggtataataaatattttcagtcttgCCCAGTTCAAAGGCTGATAAAAGTAATGGAGCACTCTCAGCTGGCTTTGGTCTGTCCAGACATGAGTTCATTTGCCTGAACTGGTCACACTGTTGAGGACAATTGTTCATGCACACAAAGTTACTCCATTAAGTCATCCACATACGTAAGTATTTGCAAGACTGACCCTTACTACAGTCCACCTGGAATAAAGCTCTTACTGGGTCTTGCAGCATCAGTCATACCTATATCACATGAAGCCcctaaaaaaaaagtttgaggTCTTAAACCTCACAAGTTTTTGCAGCACTTTTCACCCTGAAGATCACCCCATCCTCTAAATGCCTTGAAAGCCAGGGGTTTCtcaaaaaaatataatgtaCATCTTGTggaatcagaagaaaaagtgagagGAAGAGAGTAGAAGTTGGGAAAGACATTAACTTCTCCATGATCATTTTGCAGAGCTCTCTCCACAATGCCTCAGGTTCTCAGGACAATTTAACAGCACCATCTGTTTGTCTGCAGAAGTGTTTGAGCTCTATTCTTAGAGCCTGAGGTATGAGGTATGTGTCTGTGCAAAGGATGAAGATGTTGTCCTTACATTGGTGTTCCGATGAAAGGCAATTTCAGCCTCAAGCaaccttttctttaaataagtgCTTACCAAGAACCAGCTATTTCCACCCAGCTCTCCCTTTTCTCACAGCACACTTACCCAGGCACGATTCTGATTAACCCAAATGCTTCTGCTGGTTTTTCACATAGCCGACCACATTGTTGGAATTGCTGCctgtaaaacaaaactcagtAAGGTCAGATTGCAGATTAGTCTgcagcaaaaaataaagattttttttataaaaaaaaaagctaacttGGAAAAAAGACTGTTTTTGACTGAGTTCTGTATCCAACTGCAATGAATCCAGAGCCATGACCAAAGCTCCAGAGATGTACTTTCAGATAACAAAAGGTTGTAGGATTGGGTGTTTCTCACCCCTTGGGTGGGAACACCTGGCAGGAGGCTGTGTCATTCAATAGTGTGTCACAGCTGGCAATACTGGTTCCCAAGAGTCCCACAGTCAAGgcaatgcagaaaacaaaaccttttagACCAAGGTACGGGGCCTTGAGATTAAAGAATATCTTTTTGCTATTTGCAGGCCTTCATTTCATAAGCAGCAAATTCACTGTAAACAATATCTATAAGGCTTAACAACAGCAAACGTTTCATGCCAATTGCTTACCAAAATACTCCTTGTAATACTTATGCCTCAGGTTGCGTCCATCTGAAAAAGAAGGTACATAATGACAACATATCAGCCAGCCCTCATCGTTGGAGCAGGCTGTCAGCATGTTCTGTCCTTTTCAGTAGCTACGAGTCAAGGAATCATAGATTTccacaaatgaaagaaagtgTGGGTAAAATTTCAAACTGGCTATTAGTGATCTACAGAGTTCAAGTTCCAGATGACTTTTCTCTGTTTACCATTTATATTGTTATTTAATCTCCTAGAACTAGTCAATGTTTAAGAATCATACAGTTATACATTATATTAGGGAggttaataaagaaaaaagatatgaaataataaaaccaaagcCCAAACTCCATATCTTACTGGTGATTGCTtgacagaaggagaaaggaaaggtttcCAGTCAACTGACCTGGATTTCCACGGAGCTTGATGCACTGGCCCCTGTTAGGGATTCCTTCAGCTGTGTTGCCAGGGTTGATGATATGGCACTCATACCCTGTGGGGCAATGCAGAGGCTCATCTCCATCCTCAGTGGTGCTGCAGGCCTCAGCTGAAAAAGAAGCCTGAAGGTCATAAACTGTGGCTTTGTCACCCAGCAGTAAACAAAATGGGACAGCACAGCCACGTTCTTCTGTGCCTTCTCCCAGACAGGATGCTTCCCAAGACTGTTTCACACTACTTCCCAAGGAAGGCTACCAAGGAGctaacacctccaaggacgtCTGGCACAGTGGAAGATCAAGTTCACACCTTACACAAAGCCTGATATGTCCAACTCAACACAGGGAGTGCAGACCAGCACAACTATTGGTAAGACCACCCTACCCACAGTGTATCATGTGGGGTCTGTGCTggacagcagagaaaataaaccacCACTGGTGGCCTATTGTGGGCTGTCTAGCCATGCTGCTCTTGCCTCCTAGCAGTCATACCTCTGTTCCAGTGTTTTGGGCTGGGTGAGGAATATGGGGAAACACAAGCAGGAAGCTGGcagtttgctgctttgttttttgctcCACACCCAGTACTGTACTGATGAATCTGAACCTCAGTCGTGCCTCATTGTAGAGTAAAGCAGCACCACCAACAGAGGCTTCAAATACCTTGACCCTGGATATCCAGTAAGTGTGAAGCAGAATAAGAAAGTAAAGCAGGCCTCACAGGCTGTGTCTGCATACATCAAGTGTACAGGCTATGCCAGGACACTCCACCCTTTCATCTGCCAGAGTTTTAGTTTTAAGAACCTCTGCTGTAATTCCCATGCCATGACTTAGTCTTACTTCACTAATTACTCCCTCGAGCTGGGATAAGGTgataaaataagaacaaataaTACAAGCGTGATGGGGATGGCTGAGGAGAGACCTTTTTTATCTTATTTCCAGCAGTGCAACTCCAAGAAGCTGGAGGCATAATTTTCTCTTGAAGAACTGGGTGTTTCCATAATGGATGAAAATCAAGGTTTGGTGAGTCTGATACCATCTGTGTAGGACCAAAGAGGGTAATTTACTGGCACTATCTGAATCTGACTAAAGCTGATCAAAAACCAGAACAGCCTTTCCATCATGAAACTGAGAACTTCAGGCATCCATACATTTCAAGATGcctcacagaagaaaacttccTGCCTCCCCACTGTCTCAttgcttcattttgaaatatgtttcatatttgaaaaggGTAATTAAAAGAAGTCCTTTTGCTGTGGAACTAACTGAGAAGCCCAATCTCATTAGCAGTCCCTGCGCTTTGATGCTCCCAGCAACATCAGCCtcactcagctctgcagcactttgcCAAGGCTCTTCTTTAATGCATTCCCTTGACACAAGAGCTGGGGTGGAGCCCCCATCCTAGGGCAGCAGTGTGAGGAGGCCACTGCAGGCTATGACGTCTCCTAACCCATTTCTGCCCACAGTTCATCAGGAAGCTGGTAGAAAAATCTGTGTATGCCAATAGatttctcctctcccccccagaaatatatttttctacttatttCAACAATGAATAAAAATCCCATTCCAGGGAGTACTCCTAGTGCTCTGCTGCCTCTGAGGTCTCCCCTGTGTGCTGCACTTAGTTTTGGAAGGGCAGATCTGATCAGGCTCTCCTAGCAAAGGATTTTCAGCCAAACCCATAAAAAGCAACTGATTTACTGCACCAAAAAGTATTTCCCTGCACAGCGCAGCGTTATTTAAACAGAAACCCTAGACAAAtaccagcagccccagcatgtCAACAGCACTGGCAGACTCTATGACAAATATATTATTTACTGCCTTTTGCATAATCACTCGTCTCATGGAGAAGACAGTGAAATGCTCTGTACCTTGTAAGACTTCCTCTGGGCCATCCAAAAGCCAACCGTTTCCTCCCAGCCAGCGGGGTTTGGGCTGAACCAACCAGTCCaaaactgtaaaagaaacaagaaaacaaagagtcAAGGCAGGCACACTGCTATGGAAAATGTCGCAGATATTCTGCAACTGGCAGTGATGAGGCTGCTGGGATCCTGAAGGACACATTTGAATGGATCCTCCATTCTCACTGCATGGAACAGACGAGTTGATTGCCTGCCTTCTGTGAGCACTAATTcagatttatatttaatttttttttttaatatataatccCAGGAAAAGAAGTGGATTCATTTGCACTGGTGGACATTGTGCAGCACCAGCTGGTCAATCTTAGCTCGTTTTTAATTCAACAGTCACTCCTAATTCACCTCCAAGGAATCAGAAGTGCAGAACCAAAGTTTTATCCTTGACTCCCACACAAAGCACGCTTCAAACTGGTAACCTGTGATGCTTGGGGATGCCCACCAGAATCTGTACACGCTCCTCTCTGCCACACTTGACTGGCAGTACCTGGTGGTGGCTGCACAGACTCCAGGCAGGCGTAGATGCAGCCGTTGTAGCAGCAGCGCTTGTGCCTCTCACACTCGGAGTCGGAGCGGCAGCTGGGCACCTCGCAGGCTCTGTCTGGCAGGGTCTGGGGTGGCGGCGGGCAGCGGTCATTCTTCTGGTAGTGGGCACTGTGAGAATGAAGAGGGTACTCATAATccttgcaaagaaaagaaaaggaaacaaaggttTGGCATAAGGCGGATACCAAACATCCCATCAGTTGAAACAGAAGAAGGATTTTCAGTGTGGGTCTCAGGTACTTTCTAGGCAGGAAAAGTAACTGTTCTATTATGACCACATTAGCATATTGCTTTGGAAACACCAAGCCATCAGACTTCTGTGTGGAGTTCATTAGTATTTAAGCTGAGGTAAAAACCTTTAAAAGTGGGCATCACCATGACAAGCGTCCCAAAATGCTGCTCTGGTAAAGCAGTTGAAATGATGACATTGCTTTGTTACAAGATTACATCCCCAAAGGGACCTGGAGCTAATGTCCAGGTAGCGCCTGGCTCCCAGATAGGCTCCTTCTCCCCTTGTCCCATCCTTCTGGACCAGAACACGGAAGGAAGAAGTTCAAAGTCTTTCAGGCCTGTCCTCTGTGGGGTCTCAAATAGTTAAATTGGAAACCATGCTTAAAACCAGAGGTGATGTGGCTGAGATCTGTGAGGGTGATGGAAGTTCATCACAAAGCAAatgaggctgtgctgagctACAGCAGAAAGGAGCCCCACTGCTCACTGCACACAGAAAGGACAGGGAGATGTAAAGAGGATTAACAGGCATAGGATTTTACCAGGAACATTTGTAAGTGGCAGCATTCAGATATTATCTGTGCTGATGGCATTTAGCAAGAAGCCAGCTCCCCCTGTCAGAAGTGAATCTGCCAAGCCCATTCCTTTCTCACTGCTGGCTAAACTGCTGAGCTTGAGCTTAGCTCTCCAGAGCATCACACAGTGCTCATAAAGGGCAAAAATCAGATCCATTAACACACATTAATAAGCTCAAGTCAAATCGAAGACAAGTTCTGGATTTGCCCTTTTAACAGAGACCAAGGTCtagcaaaaggaagaacagagagCTGCCACTCACTCACCCGGTTTAAGAGCTCTGTTTGCACCGGGCCCCATCACCCTCATGTTTTGAAATCAGTGATGAACCACTGGGGCTGTTATTCCAAGAAACAACGTGGTGCAACTGTCCTCGAGGGAGTCCCCTGAAAATTTCACCACCAGGCTGTGGAGAAATCTGGGTTGAGACTAATACCTTCCTTTAGCTATTCTGCATTCCAACTGCTGAACGCTCTGCATGGCTTCTGTGGAGCATGCCTGCCTCTGCAAAACAGCGTGTCACCACATGCACTGCCCGAAAATATGTCCTGGGAGAGGCCCCAGGAGGCAGCCTGCACTCATCCCACATCCACAGGCTGAACACTGCCTTGGTAGGCTGAATCCATCCGGTATGGTGTAGAGCTCGGAGGAATAAACACTGATTGTTACTTGCATCTCATTGGATTGATTGCAAAACTTCTGCATTCCCCGATGGATCTCTAAAGAGGTCCACTGCCCCAGGGACTGACTGCTggcccacagctctgtgctcagcaccgACAGAAAGAACAATGCATATTATTTCTGCTAACAGTGTGAGAAGTTTTACTTCCGTGCTCTGCTATGTATCGCATGTAGGGTATAACTGTATCTCTAAGGCAGTTGCATTACCATCGGAGCTGATCTCATTTCTCTGGGTGACAGCTAGGGGGAAACGGAGAGCAGTACATTTCTcagctgcctgctttgcagTGACTGAGTCAGGAAACGCACAAGTACAGAGCAGAGTCGGGATGAATAAAAGTTCTGATTTATGGAAGCAGGTGTACAGAAGGAAAATCCATATCCTGGTTACATCTATACCTGGTTAGATAATGTGTGTGAGTCTGCATGTGAGACAGAGAACTCCTGATGTTTCCATAAATCAcagcctcctgccctgtgcccactatcagccagctcctgctgccaatacatgtttttccttctgtttttgcCTGTATTGCTTACACACAGTGAGTAAGAAATTGCCCCCCAGAGGATATAAGATAGCATTTAACAGTAAATCTATGCAGTTCTAAACATTTCATAGGTCTCCCCGTCTGAGGGTGCATGCATCCCAAAAGGTCACAGCTTACCATTCTATTACTGAAatgtcagctgcaggctcagatGCAGCGATCAAAATAATACTGGCAAATAATGGATACacggaggaaaaaaacccacagttaCGGCAGTGGCTTTACAAATGATTCAGAAACCAAGAAGCCAAAATCACAATGAATGGTCAGCTTAATGAATGAGATTTCCACCGGGGAACAATGAGAAAGTTTCAGCCAAATTCCTTTGTACTTATGACCCTGCTGCCCATTTCCCCTGATGTGCTACTGCTCTTAATCCCTCCCTTTCTAAACCTCGTGgccaataaattattttcatggaCTTGGTCTAATGAAGCTATTGCTATCGGTTTATTCCTGCTAAACTCTCAGTGGGAAACAGGATTCCCTCATTCACAAAACACCCGGCTGCAGACGGCTCCAGGTAGGGCTGCAGGGTCTCTTTAAAAGCTCTCCTAAGACCCCGAGTTTGgcttgcagcacagcttggATTTATCATTTTTACAGATTGTGACAACTGTCAAAGTTTCTCCTTTAAGGAATAGTTTTCCATTCGGGAGGCAAATTGTTTCCTGTGGTGTTTCCCATTGATGCTTCCCATTAAATCTTTTTTATGGGAAGATCTGTGTTAGAGCTGTACAGACTGAAGGTAAGGAGGAAAGCTCAGGGTTCAGCTAAGAATGCTGGAAGTCAGCGTAGATCAGGAAAAATCTGAATGCAACCACTCACTTTCAACCTGTATTTTCAATAGTGCCTGTGAGATGCAGCCTGCCTCCGAAAAATCCCACATCTCTTCTGTTATGTGCACCTGAAACTGGACCCTGGGCTCCCAGGCACAGGATAAGGATGCTAAGCTGGTAGACAAAGAGCCCATCTCCATGCAGTTGTGTGATGGCTAGCTGCAGGGTA
This window encodes:
- the WFDC1 gene encoding WAP four-disulfide core domain protein 1; this translates as MDSRMLSDLHFCKKIFVAALCVFVLLADSGCARNLWKRALHLKMTEKYDDYEYPLHSHSAHYQKNDRCPPPPQTLPDRACEVPSCRSDSECERHKRCCYNGCIYACLESVQPPPVLDWLVQPKPRWLGGNGWLLDGPEEVLQAEACSTTEDGDEPLHCPTGYECHIINPGNTAEGIPNRGQCIKLRGNPDGRNLRHKYYKEYFGSNSNNVVGYVKNQQKHLG